Sequence from the Ooceraea biroi isolate clonal line C1 chromosome 2, Obir_v5.4, whole genome shotgun sequence genome:
AGCGCGTATCACTGTGGAATAATGTTGCACAGTATTACGGTATGTCCGATTTATAGATAAAGAAATATCCAAAAGAGGGACTTgaccaaaaaagaaaaaaaaagctaCACGTCGCTGTAATAGTATCCTCGTCGTATCGTTGCGAAAGACTTATTCACCTCCTTGCCTCGAACTCTTGTAACAAAGAAGAGAGTAACACGCCAATCTTCACGATTTCTAATTCTGATTGAAccgtaattttttaatgtacgtCACGTCGCGTAGTACGACGCGATTCCTCGATTGCGCGCGCTCATCGCCCCTAATTAtcggagaaggaaaagaagaatgaAGGAATGAAGAAAATCTGGCATTCGTCCAAAAACTTTAAGAGTATATTGTTAAATAGTTCAAcgaaaagagagggaaaagaTAGTAGAAAGACTTATTACCTATTACTATATCCTGGGGAAAGAGAACGTTATATCGCGACGTACCGTTAAGAACGACACGTTATTAAATGTTGCCAGTGTTGGTGCTTCAAGTCGCACGGAGAATGGCTTTaagcaaaatgatatttaaattttaatgaaacgctAAGTCACCGGAAGGTCGGAGAAAGCGTAGTCCATTCGCGTCGTGAAAAAGAGTCATACCGTAGAGACACATTCCTcttcttgaaatttatttttttacataataatccTCCACAACGTAAGCACGATCAATTTCATTTCGAGCGGCGGAAGTCACTTCTTAAGATCGAAGACGTGCTCTTCTCGTCCCTACAAGTCTTATCGTTCTTGTTAGACCGAGCTTCGTAATGTCTCAAATAAAATCCTTTCACATTCCACCATAAACCAGTAGAGATATTTTGTCGTCTCGTTTTAAAAGTACTTTTTAAAAGTACATTAGTTCATGCGTTATATTTCGTTAcgtttataaatttcaatataaatgaTCGTGGGCGtaaaagatatatgtataacgttatggaaaaaagtataagttataaatatatgaattaataatcattttgcGCCTATGTAAGCATCTCCCATCGGGCGATCTCTTAAGCCAATAGATCCTaagcaataaaaatacataagtattgtaatataatattttgttaatgagatatatatatacatatatatatatatatctctctctggCGAAAATTCGTAAACATGACTGTTTCCATCGTTCGTTGAAAACGGGCCCGACTTTACTTACGTGCCTCTACAATCACTTAATCTACCTAGATACtatcataattattacgatattcATTTATCATTCATTCACTCACAGAAGAACTCGTTAACAGAAACTTGTACGTCGATGTCTTAATAATGATTCTTGCACGGGTATCGATTGTCTGAAATGTAATGCGAGAAGATTTGGGAGGGCCCCTtcgtaagaaatattaataattatgttattttttcaagATTAGAGTTAATTTGTAAACGTCGCCGGACTTTTACGTACGGCATATGCATCAGAGCTATCcctaaaaatgttaaaattcaaaatcttTTATGATTATTGCCAATGCCAAATGTATAAAAACGGACTAGGCTCGAAGAGGCGAATCCACCTCCATCACCTACGAGTATTTCACATCCGCGCGACACTCGTAGCAATTCTGTGTTTATACATTGATCTGATTTCGACAGGAAGGTTTTGATGACAAGATTGTGAACAGATTTTCGCTACCAACGAATTTGCCTCGACACAGCTAAGCAGTTTGCCAAAACGAGCTGACGtaaatgagataaaatataaattagagTACTCTATTAAAGTCAAAATACAGAAGAACTATATTATGCAAGCTATTTAAATTACTGAGATGCGCacctaattaatttataaacgtcgttgtatatatatatatatagccgTATATAAATACGACTTTATATGTTGGCAACGAAGCTGAGATATACAATGATTCAAATAACATTTGAGTATAGAATGCATCGAAAGACGAGAACTTTCTCTGATTCTCGCATTTCTCAATTTTGAGAGAGAATATGCGACTTTCGGTACATTTTATATGCAAAATGCGGCTGTCAAATGATAAATGTAATCGTCATTGACTCGCCGTCTCATGTATATCACTGTCAGGTTGGTAGGtcctttaaaaaattaatttcctaggcattcgataatattatacttaagCAACGCGATCCTGGCGTATCGCTCAATTGTTTACGGTATCACTaaagagataaattattttcctccCGAGTGTTAATCGACGTTGATGAGACACAATTctcaaaagaaagaaaggtgAGTCGCGGGACAcgtaaatttttgtatatatcaCGATGTAGGTAATGTAAAATGGCTCCACACACTTAGCATCGTACGTAAGCATTACTgttcattattatatctatgtaaatatgtaactGCCTAAATGCGAATAAAACAAGAGAATATATCACTGCAAAATACGCAGTTATTACACGCAATTATTCTCCTTGAAATTGATCTACTCGCtgtaatttcaatttctgATCCTTTTTTAGTGCTAATTGTTTTATGTTGTTACGCCCGCATATGGCGTTTGAAAAGAATTCGGGATCGCAAATTTTCTCGTTCCGAACATTTGCAAAACTTaagtaaaatatcaataatgatCGTAGAAATATCTTTCTGTgtcttatatttaaatttatattgcatttttaaacatttttatacacaTTATTATGCACATTATCGTAAAATACGTTATAAATGTATTGCCTTCGTGTAATTGACCATCGTTTTTGATAACATTGAAATAGACTTTCGACAAATACGTGTTCGCGAGCACAAATTTAAACATAGTGATACAAAGTCGTTATAAAAGTATTAGTAAATAAGAAAGATTACAACTTTTCTCGAGAATATCTTGCAATAGTTTTCTTTCCGAAAATTGTTTGTTCGTTCGAGACACTCAATAGAAAtagagaattaaataaacataaatgatataaattgtgtaactatgattataataaaattagattgcaatcgaaaacgtagttaaaaaaatacacCTATGATACTTTCGATAAGTGCCATCGAAAtgctattaataaaaaatatcgataatgaATCAAACATAAAACATTACGTTAGATTACTCCAAGTCTCGTGTTTCCTTTCCATTCAACCATGAAACTTAACGATCACAACTCACGTCATTGCTCAATTACCCGTCATAAAAATATCGACTAGGATGATTTCAATTAAACGCCTGAATGCTTCAAGTAATCTGTTATCTTCCATCGCGTAATTCAGCAAATTGATTAGCGTCGCTCGTTCAAGGAGCTTCAATCAATCCCCAAGCTTGCATCACGTCGCTTTGACACATAGGCCAGAGTCTCTTCAGCAACGTCCACCCAGTTTTCTGTGTGCTCAGCAGGTATTGATTGTCAGGATCATGCAGGTGCGAATAGGCGCCCATCACCAGGCTCTGGCACATCCGGGCGCACACGCTGACCTTGAGGATCTTCTTTTCTAGATCAGTCAATTTTCTGAGCTTCTCGTAGCCCTCGACAACGTACTTGCCCATCCCCACATCGGCCGCCTGCAGGATCATGTAACAGAGGGCGATGGCCAGCTCGAAGACGCGGCAGGTCCTGTGGGAGTCGCCGAAATCGATCACGGCGATTACGTCCTCGCCGTTAGGGTTCACGATGATGTTGTGCTCGTTCAGGTCGCCGTGTATCACCCCTTGCTCCAGTCGATCCGTAATCGACAGTACCTCCCGCTGAAAACTCTGGATCACGTCGTGCACCAACTGCCGGTCGAGCGGGCTTTTGACCGCGTACGTGAACTGCTGCACCCGCGGCACCGACGTCAGCATCCAGAGCGTCTTGTGATCATGATAAGCGGGGTGGTCAAAGCCGGCGAGAATCCCGTCGATCCTGGCGGCGAAGTGGCCGACTCTACGCAGCAGCTCGTCGGTCATCTTCGCGCGATGCAGAAGCTCGCCGGGCCGGTAGACCAGCAACCGCACGGCGTACCTCTCCATCGTGTTGTCGCTCCTCAGCTTCTCCAGAGAGAAATACGCGCCGTTCACGTTCTTGACCGGCAGTGGGCAAGAAACGTCCTGCTGGTTCAGGAAGATCATGAGCTCACTTTGCGCCTCGATCACCCTGGTCTTCCGCGAGTCCAGCGAGTTGATCACCTTGAGGACATAGCCGGCCTTCTCGGGGCTGGCCACGTGCGGGTTCGCGTGCGTCTCCTCGCACAGCACGTGGTAATTGCGGTCGTCATACGCGTCCAGCTCGCGCACGCTCGTCGCCTTCATGCCATAGAGTCGCTCCAGCAGGGCGACCGCCGTTTCCTCGGTGACGGGCGGCCGTATGCGCTGGCCCGGTATCAGCAACGTGTCGTTGTATTCCATGCTGCCGCGGCACAGAAATAGCCGCGAGGATTATTAAGGGAGGGGAGCGTCGGGTcgatgaaaaagagaaatatatatccgCCACGGTAGAGTGTTTGAAGAGAACAAGCGTAGCCTCGGCCCGCGGAGATATCTTCTTTGTTCCCTGATTCcgataaatcattaaattgcACTGATAAGTGACGCTTGAAGTTCGATGATATATTGCCGCGAGTCTAAGAAAAATTATCGGCCGCCTGAAACAATAAGCAACGAAACGGTGAATGTTGACTGGTAAGAAGACGAGTGCGatcgcattaatattaatcagcATAAAAGTCATATTGAAAATGCTGATTATTGATTGTGATTCTAAATGATAATAGAATATTTTGCTTATTcagcttaatattattacacaagCGACGATATTTTAAagcgttattattttatttaaagtgcatttattttaattcaaacTACTTTTCACTAATACATGATATTAATCAgccaatttaatttatctaaaaagattaatataattaagcaCGCCATAGTAATACCCATGATGTAAGTATACTTACATCAAGGTAGTACCATAGTAGtatcgtaattattttaaatattaagataaaacATTCTCTTTATGCGACTGTTTTCAATAAAAGCAACAATGAAGAGAAGTATCAACGTTTTGGATATCAAACATGAAAGTTGAACACGAATGTTTGCAATATAACGAGTGCGTACATAAATACATCACTTACCtgacacagagagagaggaatacGTGTTTATTCGGCCAAAGGAAGCAGCGCACTAAGTTCTCAGACGGACGGGATAGTTTACCAAGTTAGGCGAACGATCGTACGCGGCAGCGTGAGCGTCCACGTAGTCCACGCTCAATCATCGTCGACACTCGGAGCACCAACAGGGGAGTGTAAATGTACAATGATATTTACATTAGTGGTTATTGAGCATAAAAGGCGATACATAAACGCGATACCGCACGGTGACTAAAACACTCGATCTTATCAAGAGCGATAAAAAAAACCTTGCAGAGATACGCCCGGCGTATACATTGAGCCCAGATATCACTCAGTAGAATTCACTTCGCGATTGAGCGAGTTAATCAATTCAGGAAACGGCGGAAACAACCGCAGAAACACTTACGTTTCTTCTCGCGAAAGAATTAATCGAGGAGAGACGATGAGCGGAATCATGCAAGCAAGAgttccttccttttcttttctatacgcaatatttttatatttacaaataattctattttttatattacgcgTATCTGTTACCTTTATATACAAAAAGgatatagttttttttttaaattatagtcAATCATGGTCATAGAAAAAGTTTCATTGCACATAGGTGTACGGAGAGAGAATCCGAAGGCGTTTCGAGGTTTGATTACAAACGCTTGCGGGGGTACGTTGAGCTCTGTAACTGAagcaattttacaaattatgatGTAGTAGTATTTTTCATGTTATTAAAACAAGGAGAttattgtataacaatatcttttctgcgacttctctctctctctctctctctcacttccccttatatataaaatacatcacAGTTGTTTCATTTGGAATACATTCATTGTTCCATTAACAATTGGAAACAAGTGTCGAAGGTACACAAAGCCGATGGTATCTTCTCCatcaattttatgatattcAGAGCCTCCAGCACATATTTTTGCTTCCCCAATTCGCGTACGAGCATTCTCGCGTTTTCCTCGATATCTGTTAAGGACTGATTTACAAAGATGTGCTCGATTATCTGATTGT
This genomic interval carries:
- the LOC105276817 gene encoding hydroxylysine kinase encodes the protein MEYNDTLLIPGQRIRPPVTEETAVALLERLYGMKATSVRELDAYDDRNYHVLCEETHANPHVASPEKAGYVLKVINSLDSRKTRVIEAQSELMIFLNQQDVSCPLPVKNVNGAYFSLEKLRSDNTMERYAVRLLVYRPGELLHRAKMTDELLRRVGHFAARIDGILAGFDHPAYHDHKTLWMLTSVPRVQQFTYAVKSPLDRQLVHDVIQSFQREVLSITDRLEQGVIHGDLNEHNIIVNPNGEDVIAVIDFGDSHRTCRVFELAIALCYMILQAADVGMGKYVVEGYEKLRKLTDLEKKILKVSVCARMCQSLVMGAYSHLHDPDNQYLLSTQKTGWTLLKRLWPMCQSDVMQAWGLIEAP